In Equus przewalskii isolate Varuska chromosome 22, EquPr2, whole genome shotgun sequence, the following proteins share a genomic window:
- the SPIN1 gene encoding spindlin-1 isoform X1: protein MMKKRTSHKKHRSSVGPSKPVSQPRRNIVGCRIQHGWREGNGPVTQWKGTVLDQVPVNPSLYLIKYDGFDCVYGLELNKDERVSALEVLPDRVATSRISDAHLADTMIGKAVEHMFETEDGSKDEWRGMVLARAPIMNTWFYITYEKDPVLYMYQLLDDYKEGDLRIMPDSNDSPPAEREPGEVVDSLVGKQVEYAKEDGSKRTGMVIHQVEAKPSVYFIKFDDDFHIYVYDLVKTS, encoded by the exons ATGATGAAGAAAAGGACGTCCCACAA AAAACATCGGAGCAGTGTGGGGCCGAGCAAACCTGTGTCCCAGCCCCGGCGGAACATCGTAGGCTGCAGGATTCAGCatgggtggagagaggggaatgGCCCTGTCACCCAGTGGAAAGGAACCGTTCTGGACCAGGTGCCTGTAAACCCTTCTTTGTATCTTATAAAGTACGATGGATTTGACTGTGTTTATGGACTAGAACTTAATAAGGATGAGAGAGTGTCTGCGCTCGAAGTCCTCCCTGACAGAGTCG CAACATCTCGAATCAGCGATGCACACCTAGCCGACACAATGATTGGCAAAGCGGTGGAGCACATGTTTGAGACCGAGGATGGCTCTAAAGACGAGTGGAGGGGAATGGTCTTGGCACGTGCCCCTATTATGAACACGTGGTTTTACATCACCTATGAGAAAGATCCTGTCTTGTACATGTACCAGCTTTTAGATGATTATAAAGAAGGCGACCTTCGCATTATGCCTGATTCCA ATGATTCACCTCCAGCAGAGAGGGAACCAGGAGAAGTTGTGGACAGCCTGGTAGGCAAACAGGTGGAATATGCCAAAGAAGATGGCTCCAAGAGGACTGGCATGGTCATCCATCAGGTGGAGGCCAAGCCGTCGGTCTACTTCATCAAGTTTGATGATGATTTCCATATTTATGTCTACGATTTGGTGAAAACATCCTAG
- the SPIN1 gene encoding spindlin-1 isoform X2, whose translation MKTPFGKTPGQRSRADAGHAGVSASMMKKRTSHKKHRSSVGPSKPVSQPRRNIVGCRIQHGWREGNGPVTQWKGTVLDQVPVNPSLYLIKYDGFDCVYGLELNKDERVSALEVLPDRVATSRISDAHLADTMIGKAVEHMFETEDGSKDEWRGMVLARAPIMNTWFYITYEKDPVLYMYQLLDDYKEGDLRIMPDSNDSPPAEREPGEVVDSLVGKQVEYAKEDGSKRTGMVIHQVEAKPSVYFIKFDDDFHIYVYDLVKTS comes from the exons GCCATGCTGGTGTGTCTGCAAGCATGATGAAGAAAAGGACGTCCCACAA AAAACATCGGAGCAGTGTGGGGCCGAGCAAACCTGTGTCCCAGCCCCGGCGGAACATCGTAGGCTGCAGGATTCAGCatgggtggagagaggggaatgGCCCTGTCACCCAGTGGAAAGGAACCGTTCTGGACCAGGTGCCTGTAAACCCTTCTTTGTATCTTATAAAGTACGATGGATTTGACTGTGTTTATGGACTAGAACTTAATAAGGATGAGAGAGTGTCTGCGCTCGAAGTCCTCCCTGACAGAGTCG CAACATCTCGAATCAGCGATGCACACCTAGCCGACACAATGATTGGCAAAGCGGTGGAGCACATGTTTGAGACCGAGGATGGCTCTAAAGACGAGTGGAGGGGAATGGTCTTGGCACGTGCCCCTATTATGAACACGTGGTTTTACATCACCTATGAGAAAGATCCTGTCTTGTACATGTACCAGCTTTTAGATGATTATAAAGAAGGCGACCTTCGCATTATGCCTGATTCCA ATGATTCACCTCCAGCAGAGAGGGAACCAGGAGAAGTTGTGGACAGCCTGGTAGGCAAACAGGTGGAATATGCCAAAGAAGATGGCTCCAAGAGGACTGGCATGGTCATCCATCAGGTGGAGGCCAAGCCGTCGGTCTACTTCATCAAGTTTGATGATGATTTCCATATTTATGTCTACGATTTGGTGAAAACATCCTAG